A single genomic interval of Corylus avellana chromosome ca10, CavTom2PMs-1.0 harbors:
- the LOC132163930 gene encoding fasciclin-like arabinogalactan protein 12 has protein sequence MTKQAISSLSILLVFLFHCITTSAQPAAAPVQPANAPAQPANPPAQPANPPAQPAIPPVQPAKAPAQPALVPVQKGPTDVPKILEKAHGYSVFVRLLKSTGVAKQLYGQLNNSNIGFTIFAPIDSAFSNLKPGTINSLSDLQKTQLIQFHILNTVVALSNFQTLSNPVPTEAGDAGAFPLNITTAGNQVNISTGLVNTTLGGTVYSDDQLVIYQVSKVLLPLDIFNPKPKKVAAAPVPAASKPKTTKEDAPESPSDAAKVDEAAAVSLSGHGMLESFGVAVVAFIVLKGN, from the coding sequence ATGACCAAACAGGCTATCTCCTCCCTCTCAATTCTTCTTGTGTTTCTCTTCCATTGCATCACAACTTCAGCCCAGCCGGCTGCGGCTCCAGTCCAGCCCGCCAATGCCCCGGCCCAGCCCGCCAATCCTCCGGCTCAACCCGCAAATCCCCCAGCTCAGCCCGCCATTCCCCCAGTCCAGCCGGCCAAAGCCCCAGCCCAGCCCGCCCTGGTCCCGGTGCAGAAAGGTCCCACCGACGTCCCCAAAATCCTCGAAAAGGCTCATGGGTACTCGGTCTTTGTTCGCCTCTTAAAGAGCACAGGTGTGGCTAAGCAACTTTATGGGCAGCTCAATAATTCCAACATTGGGTTTACCATCTTTGCTCCTATTGATTCCGCATTTTCGAACCTTAAACCGGGCACCATAAACTCTCTATCTGACCTGCAAAAGACCCAATTAATACAATTTCATATCTTGAACACCGTTGTTGCTCTCTCAAACTTCCAAACCTTGAGCAATCCAGTGCCGACTGAAGCCGGAGATGCCGGTGCGTTTCCTCTAAACATTACCACCGCTGGAAACCAAGTGAACATCTCGACTGGCCTTGTGAACACCACATTGGGCGGCACAGTGTATTCGGATGACCAACTTGTTATTTATCAGGTGAGCAAAGTGCTTCTTCCGCTGGACATTTTCAATCCTAAGCCTAAAAAAGTAGCTGCAGCTCCAGTACCAGCAGCGTCGAAGCCTAAGACGACAAAGGAGGATGCTCCGGAGAGTCCCTCTGACGCTGCCAAAGTGGACGAGGCTGCTGCTGTAAGTCTTAGCGGGCATGGAATGTTGGAGTCCTTTGGTGTTGCCGTGGTTGCATTCATTGTGTTGAAAGGAAATTGA